Proteins found in one Paenibacillus borealis genomic segment:
- a CDS encoding MATE family efflux transporter, translating to MNQTSSIKQKAGQFLHILLPILITQIALSAITFFDTNMSGKFGTNDLAGVAIGTSLWIPIQTGLSGILMGITPIVSHLIGSRRNKDVAHQVMQGMWLSLLVSVLVLILGGLALSPVLNFMNLEPEVRDIAFRFLRAISFGIIPLFGYTVVRSCIDALGQTRVSMFITLIALPVNVGLNYLLIFGNFGFPRLGGVGAGVASAITYWVIFLIALIFIYRAEPFRSLQLFRKFHAMSLGSFKELLKIGVPIGFSIFFETAVFSAVTLLMSRFDTVTIAAHQAAINFASTLYMIPLSICMSLTILVGFESGSGRLKDARQYGIMGIGTAAVLSLLTALVLLFAGSHVAGLYSDEPEVISLIQHFLIYAIFFQISDAIATPTQGVLRGYKDVTPAFIICFIAYWVIGLPVGYLLATYTDLGAYGYWIGLITGLAIGAILLLARLVRVQRRFAPEKA from the coding sequence ATGAATCAGACATCATCCATTAAACAAAAGGCCGGGCAGTTTCTGCACATTCTGCTTCCGATCCTTATTACACAGATTGCATTGTCAGCCATCACCTTCTTCGATACGAACATGTCCGGTAAATTCGGCACGAATGATCTCGCCGGTGTTGCTATCGGCACTAGCTTGTGGATTCCCATTCAGACCGGGCTCAGCGGGATCCTGATGGGAATTACACCAATTGTCTCGCACCTCATCGGCAGCAGACGCAATAAGGATGTCGCCCATCAGGTAATGCAGGGCATGTGGCTCTCCTTGCTCGTATCGGTGCTGGTTCTCATTCTGGGCGGATTGGCCTTATCGCCGGTACTCAATTTCATGAACCTGGAGCCAGAGGTACGCGATATCGCATTCCGGTTCCTGCGGGCGATTTCTTTTGGCATCATTCCATTGTTCGGTTATACCGTAGTCCGCAGCTGTATTGACGCACTGGGTCAGACCCGTGTCTCGATGTTCATCACACTGATTGCTCTGCCGGTTAACGTGGGACTCAATTACCTGCTAATCTTCGGTAACTTTGGCTTCCCCCGCCTTGGCGGAGTTGGCGCCGGTGTAGCCTCAGCCATTACATACTGGGTAATATTCCTGATTGCCCTGATCTTCATCTACCGTGCCGAGCCTTTCAGAAGCCTGCAGCTGTTCCGCAAGTTCCATGCCATGTCGCTTGGCAGCTTCAAGGAACTGCTGAAGATCGGTGTTCCTATCGGCTTCTCGATTTTTTTTGAAACCGCGGTTTTCTCAGCCGTTACCCTGCTTATGAGCCGCTTTGACACGGTTACTATTGCAGCCCACCAGGCAGCGATCAACTTCGCGTCTACGCTGTATATGATTCCGCTGAGCATCTGTATGAGTCTGACGATACTTGTCGGCTTCGAGAGCGGTTCCGGCCGGCTGAAGGATGCCCGCCAGTATGGGATTATGGGCATCGGAACGGCTGCGGTCCTCTCCCTGCTTACCGCACTTGTGCTGCTGTTCGCCGGAAGCCATGTTGCCGGGCTGTACTCAGATGAACCGGAAGTAATCTCACTAATCCAGCATTTCCTGATCTATGCGATCTTCTTCCAAATTTCCGATGCTATCGCCACACCGACCCAGGGCGTGCTGCGGGGTTATAAGGATGTTACCCCTGCCTTCATCATTTGCTTCATTGCATACTGGGTAATTGGTCTTCCGGTTGGCTATCTGCTCGCCACTTATACGGATCTGGGTGCTTACGGCTACTGGATCGGCCTGATTACCGGTCTCGCTATCGGAGCCATTCTGCTGCTGGCACGGCTGGTCAGAGTGCAAAGAAGATTCGCGCCTGAGAAGGCTTGA
- a CDS encoding putative glycoside hydrolase: MNITWALLMMALGGVGVPNNGHDADVAAALQSAMNPPIVAEHTTNPEATATSPNGAGGTAAPAPSPSATPETVLHTDPQPDAPKVKGIYVTAYSAGGARMETLLALLDKTELNSMVIDIKDDAGYITYKTDNAELQQMGHPQPFIGDINKLMTRLKEHDVYPIARIVVFKDSVLAKKNKELSFVNSDGSVWANKGGDSFVNPYNEAVWKYNVDIAKEAAKLGFKEIQFDYVRFPEGFEKRADTLKYTKSDRPRVEIIADFVKYAKAELAPLGVRVSVDIFGYAASVPAAEGIGQDFVKISKNVDVISPMVYPSHYSTGWFDVKDPDKDPYATIKGSMVDTHKKLDPLGSYKPVIRPWIQDFTASWLGSGHYVKYGKKQVEDQIRALKDENVDEFLLWNANNRYTSEVDYEQ, translated from the coding sequence ATGAACATCACCTGGGCATTACTGATGATGGCCCTGGGAGGCGTTGGAGTGCCGAATAACGGCCACGACGCTGATGTGGCAGCAGCACTGCAGAGCGCCATGAATCCCCCCATCGTCGCAGAACACACTACGAATCCAGAGGCAACAGCGACTTCACCGAATGGTGCTGGCGGCACTGCAGCACCGGCACCTTCACCAAGCGCAACACCAGAGACAGTACTTCATACCGATCCGCAGCCAGATGCACCTAAGGTTAAAGGGATTTATGTAACGGCCTACAGCGCCGGGGGAGCGCGTATGGAGACCCTGCTTGCCCTGCTCGACAAAACCGAACTGAATTCCATGGTCATTGACATCAAGGACGACGCCGGATACATCACATACAAAACGGATAACGCTGAACTCCAGCAAATGGGACATCCCCAGCCGTTCATTGGAGATATCAACAAGCTGATGACACGCCTGAAGGAACATGACGTATATCCCATAGCCCGGATTGTTGTCTTCAAGGATTCTGTACTGGCTAAGAAGAACAAGGAATTATCCTTTGTAAATTCCGACGGCTCCGTCTGGGCTAATAAGGGCGGAGACAGCTTCGTGAATCCGTATAATGAAGCAGTGTGGAAATACAACGTGGATATTGCCAAAGAGGCGGCTAAGCTTGGATTCAAGGAAATTCAATTCGACTATGTGCGCTTCCCTGAAGGCTTCGAGAAACGTGCAGATACATTGAAATATACCAAAAGCGACAGACCGCGTGTAGAGATTATTGCCGACTTTGTCAAATATGCCAAAGCAGAGCTGGCTCCGCTCGGTGTCCGTGTCTCTGTTGATATCTTCGGTTATGCAGCCTCAGTTCCTGCAGCAGAGGGCATTGGCCAGGATTTCGTCAAAATATCGAAGAATGTGGATGTCATCAGCCCGATGGTCTATCCGAGCCATTACTCTACCGGCTGGTTTGATGTGAAGGACCCGGATAAGGACCCTTATGCTACAATCAAAGGCTCGATGGTCGATACGCACAAGAAGCTTGATCCGCTCGGCAGCTACAAGCCGGTAATTCGTCCATGGATTCAGGATTTCACCGCCAGCTGGCTCGGCAGCGGCCATTATGTCAAATACGGTAAGAAGCAGGTTGAAGACCAGATCCGCGCCTTGAAGGACGAGAACGTGGATGAATTCCTGCTCTGGAACGCCAATAACCGCTATACCTCGGAAGTGGATTACGAACAATAA
- a CDS encoding YitT family protein: MKLRLFGSYLAVIFGSAMIACGFNLFLIPHRLLSGGVSGLAMLVGYFTPFNISLLYLLFNVPLLAAGWFQLGRRFIILSILSVGATTWLMTLVPVHQVSSDMLLASVFGGVLVGVGAGVSFRVGGSSGGFDILGSIITRYRDFPIGNVLVGLNGLVILAAAYFDNNWNLALASMVSIYVSGKVVDLIHVSHIKVTVYIVTTRTDELLQQLLGLQRGVTKIKTEGAYSHVERDMLMTVTTRYELAELKRIIKTSDPQAFVNIVETVGVMGSFRKR; encoded by the coding sequence TTGAAACTCAGACTATTCGGGAGTTATCTGGCCGTAATCTTCGGTTCTGCGATGATTGCCTGCGGCTTTAATCTGTTCCTGATCCCGCACAGACTGCTCAGTGGAGGAGTATCGGGCCTGGCCATGCTGGTCGGTTACTTCACTCCATTTAATATCAGCCTGCTGTATTTACTCTTCAATGTGCCGCTGCTTGCCGCCGGCTGGTTCCAGCTCGGACGGAGGTTCATTATCCTCAGTATCCTCTCTGTCGGAGCCACAACCTGGCTGATGACCCTGGTGCCGGTGCATCAGGTATCCTCGGACATGCTGCTGGCTTCCGTCTTCGGAGGGGTGCTTGTAGGTGTCGGGGCCGGAGTGTCTTTCCGTGTAGGCGGCTCGTCCGGCGGATTTGATATTCTGGGCTCGATTATTACTCGTTACCGCGATTTCCCGATTGGCAATGTCCTGGTCGGCCTTAACGGGCTCGTTATTCTGGCCGCAGCTTATTTCGATAACAACTGGAACCTGGCACTTGCATCCATGGTTTCCATTTATGTGAGCGGCAAGGTCGTGGATCTGATTCATGTCAGCCACATCAAGGTCACTGTCTATATAGTAACAACCCGGACGGATGAGCTTCTGCAGCAATTGCTGGGACTGCAGCGCGGCGTCACAAAGATTAAGACGGAAGGTGCTTATTCTCATGTGGAACGGGACATGCTAATGACAGTGACCACTCGGTACGAACTCGCAGAGCTTAAACGGATCATCAAAACAAGCGACCCGCAGGCTTTCGTGAACATCGTTGAGACGGTCGGGGTGATGGGGTCCTTCCGCAAAAGATAG
- a CDS encoding DEAD/DEAH box helicase: protein MKTFAEFGLEPKVLQAITELGFEEATPIQEQAIPLAMAGSDLIGQAQTGTGKTAAFGIPLISKIAREEEKIVALIMTPTRELAIQVAEEIGKLTRFKGLRSLAIYGGQDIGRQIRGLKKKPQIIIGTPGRLLDHINRKTIRLDDVQTIVLDEADEMLDMGFMEDIQTILKLVPEERQTMLFSATMPPNIQRLAQQFLKNPQHVSVIPKQISAPLIDQAYIEVPERQKFEALSRLIDMESPDLAIVFGRTKRRVDELAEGLQKRGYSADGLHGDLSQNQRDAVMRKFRDGSIDVLVATDVAARGLDVSGVTHVINFDLPQDPESYVHRIGRTGRAGKEGTAWSFVTPREMDHLHLIERVTRHRITRKPLPTMAEAIEGKQRITAERLLAMVEDGGELNEYKGIAIQLLEQYDSVQLLSAAMKLLTGDNKDAQIELTPEDPIRAKRRGGKNDIRSGRKPNGGGYGGNRTGSGTGSSSGGGYRGNRDNASSGGSTRGGYSSGYGSNSGSSYGGGYKGNRDAGAGRDGGASRSADRKPSPRPSSTSARPAKQDYDV from the coding sequence TTGAAAACATTCGCAGAATTCGGCTTGGAGCCAAAAGTGCTACAGGCAATCACTGAACTAGGATTTGAGGAAGCAACACCCATTCAGGAGCAAGCTATTCCGCTTGCAATGGCCGGATCGGATCTAATCGGCCAGGCACAGACGGGTACAGGTAAGACCGCTGCTTTCGGGATTCCCCTCATTTCCAAGATCGCCCGGGAAGAAGAAAAAATCGTTGCACTGATTATGACGCCTACACGCGAGCTTGCTATCCAAGTAGCAGAAGAAATTGGCAAATTGACCCGCTTCAAGGGACTTCGTTCACTGGCTATCTATGGCGGGCAGGATATCGGCCGTCAAATCCGCGGACTTAAGAAGAAACCTCAGATCATTATTGGTACTCCTGGACGTCTCCTGGATCATATCAACCGCAAAACCATCCGTCTTGATGATGTACAGACCATTGTACTTGATGAAGCTGATGAAATGCTGGATATGGGATTCATGGAGGATATCCAGACGATCCTCAAGCTCGTTCCGGAAGAACGTCAGACGATGCTCTTCTCGGCTACTATGCCTCCTAACATTCAACGTCTTGCCCAGCAGTTCCTGAAGAATCCACAGCATGTATCCGTAATTCCTAAGCAAATCAGCGCACCGCTAATCGATCAGGCTTATATTGAAGTTCCTGAACGCCAGAAGTTCGAAGCACTCAGCCGTTTGATTGATATGGAGTCCCCTGATCTGGCTATCGTCTTCGGCCGTACCAAACGCCGGGTAGACGAGCTTGCTGAAGGATTGCAGAAACGCGGATATTCCGCTGATGGCCTGCATGGTGACTTGTCGCAGAACCAGCGCGATGCTGTAATGCGCAAATTCCGCGACGGCAGTATTGATGTACTGGTTGCTACAGACGTTGCAGCCCGCGGTCTGGACGTTTCCGGTGTAACTCATGTAATCAACTTCGACCTTCCGCAGGATCCGGAAAGCTATGTACACCGTATCGGCCGTACCGGCCGTGCCGGTAAAGAAGGAACAGCATGGTCCTTCGTAACTCCTCGCGAAATGGATCACCTGCACCTGATCGAACGTGTTACCCGTCACCGCATTACCCGTAAACCGCTTCCTACTATGGCTGAGGCTATTGAAGGCAAACAACGCATTACGGCAGAACGTCTGCTGGCAATGGTTGAGGACGGCGGCGAACTGAACGAATACAAAGGTATTGCCATTCAATTGCTGGAGCAATATGATTCTGTACAGCTGCTGTCCGCAGCTATGAAGCTTCTTACCGGCGATAACAAGGATGCGCAAATCGAGCTGACTCCTGAAGATCCGATCCGCGCGAAACGCCGCGGAGGCAAGAACGATATCCGCAGCGGACGCAAGCCTAACGGCGGCGGCTATGGCGGCAACCGTACAGGCTCCGGAACTGGCAGCAGCAGTGGCGGCGGCTATCGCGGTAACCGTGATAATGCCAGCAGCGGCGGAAGCACCCGTGGCGGCTACAGCAGCGGCTATGGCAGCAACAGCGGCAGCAGCTACGGCGGCGGCTACAAAGGCAACCGTGATGCGGGAGCAGGACGCGATGGCGGTGCAAGCCGCAGTGCGGACCGCAAACCATCGCCGCGCCCAAGCAGCACAAGCGCCCGTCCGGCTAAACAGGATTACGACGTTTAA
- a CDS encoding YesL family protein translates to MEFKGAMGGLYRITEWISRIAFSNILWALCSVPFLFAGIMKMIMLGSEAGGPNEQITLNWVLGVLAPFTVFPATAALFTVVRKWVMGNTDVSTFRTFFQGYKENYFKSMLGGVIYTLLFVIMYVDVTVYMTQMANLKIVGILMLVLMIILFVSMFNFFSIVVHYQMTFKEVVTNSILLTIARPIRVFSTLIGSAVLLYIGLRYPVLYALCIPTFVAMLAFFNFYATYNKLQLQVEKKKLAEEQAALEAAENEGMPSDEDEEEEEEGINLKKS, encoded by the coding sequence TTGGAGTTTAAGGGAGCAATGGGCGGTTTATACCGCATCACGGAATGGATATCACGTATTGCCTTCAGTAATATTTTGTGGGCACTGTGTTCGGTTCCGTTTCTGTTCGCAGGAATTATGAAGATGATTATGCTGGGTTCGGAAGCAGGCGGGCCGAATGAGCAGATCACGCTCAACTGGGTACTTGGCGTACTCGCGCCATTCACTGTATTTCCCGCTACGGCGGCGCTGTTTACAGTAGTGCGCAAATGGGTTATGGGCAACACGGATGTAAGCACGTTCCGGACTTTTTTTCAGGGGTACAAAGAGAATTATTTCAAAAGCATGCTTGGAGGGGTGATCTACACCCTGCTGTTCGTGATCATGTACGTTGATGTTACCGTATACATGACACAGATGGCCAATCTCAAAATCGTCGGTATATTAATGCTCGTGCTGATGATTATTTTGTTCGTTTCCATGTTCAATTTCTTCTCGATCGTGGTTCATTACCAGATGACCTTCAAGGAAGTGGTGACCAACTCCATTCTGTTGACCATCGCCCGGCCGATCCGTGTATTCTCAACACTTATTGGTTCAGCGGTTCTTCTCTATATAGGTCTGCGGTATCCGGTGCTCTACGCTCTTTGTATTCCTACATTTGTTGCTATGCTGGCCTTCTTTAACTTCTATGCAACTTACAACAAGCTGCAGCTGCAGGTGGAGAAGAAGAAGCTGGCTGAGGAGCAGGCGGCGCTGGAAGCTGCTGAGAATGAAGGCATGCCTTCTGATGAGGATGAAGAGGAAGAGGAAGAGGGCATCAACCTCAAGAAGAGTTAA
- a CDS encoding DUF1499 domain-containing protein has product MSLKRTLVGLFRSHDGTSDRAKDPALKTRYYTLSKDKAWDEVSATLKKIPGFKVLHEVQSVGEITLEKRTAFGRTLDITVSVLSTSPVRCAVDMYSASRGSLGDLGANYRVIQRLYQSLDKKLGKYKAD; this is encoded by the coding sequence TTGTCGTTGAAAAGAACCTTGGTCGGTTTATTTCGCAGTCATGACGGAACAAGCGACCGTGCAAAAGATCCGGCACTCAAAACGCGTTATTACACTCTTTCAAAAGACAAGGCGTGGGACGAAGTATCCGCAACGCTGAAGAAGATTCCTGGATTCAAGGTACTTCATGAAGTACAGTCTGTAGGGGAGATCACCCTGGAGAAGAGAACGGCATTCGGCCGCACACTGGATATCACCGTATCTGTGCTGAGTACCTCGCCGGTACGCTGTGCCGTAGATATGTATTCCGCATCCAGAGGATCGCTCGGCGATTTGGGTGCCAATTACCGTGTCATTCAGCGTTTGTACCAGTCGCTGGATAAGAAGCTGGGCAAATATAAGGCTGATTAA
- the tpx gene encoding thiol peroxidase: MTQERTGVATFKGNPITLVGPELKAGDSAPAFVVSKNLLEDASLGDYAGKIKLISVVPSLDTGVCDAQTRRFNSEAAGLGDDVVILTISTDLPFAQARWCGAAGIDSVITLSDHKETSFGQAYGVLIKEFRLDMRSIFVVDKDDKLAYVEYLGEMAEHPDYEAAISAVRALL, encoded by the coding sequence ATGACGCAAGAAAGAACAGGCGTAGCTACTTTTAAAGGCAATCCCATTACTCTCGTAGGACCTGAACTGAAGGCAGGAGATTCCGCACCAGCATTCGTGGTAAGCAAGAATCTGCTGGAAGATGCTTCACTCGGTGATTATGCCGGCAAAATAAAGCTGATCAGCGTTGTGCCTTCCCTCGATACCGGTGTGTGCGATGCACAGACCCGCCGCTTCAACAGCGAGGCTGCCGGACTCGGCGATGACGTAGTTATTCTCACCATCAGTACAGACCTGCCTTTCGCCCAGGCACGCTGGTGCGGCGCTGCAGGCATTGACAGTGTAATTACGCTCTCCGACCACAAGGAAACCTCATTCGGACAAGCCTACGGCGTACTGATCAAGGAATTCCGTCTGGATATGCGGTCCATTTTCGTTGTGGACAAGGATGACAAGCTGGCTTATGTCGAATATCTCGGCGAAATGGCGGAGCATCCCGATTATGAAGCTGCCATCTCAGCTGTCCGGGCACTGCTGTAA
- a CDS encoding rhomboid family intramembrane serine protease, giving the protein MIFIRYEKWKSYLRYYPVTCLLILANVVMFIVLSLNGGSTNLQTLVKFGATVNVGPEKEELWRYAAAMFLHNGFAHLFFNCFALLVFAPPLERLMGWWRYVLLYLAGGFLANLLGVAISGRGVVEIGIVSVGASGAIYAIYGAFLYIALLQRTLMDEGSRKTLYGLLVMGIIMSFATPHVDYMAHIGGLIAGFFIYGLMIRVFKRKGR; this is encoded by the coding sequence ATGATTTTCATACGATACGAGAAGTGGAAAAGTTATCTCCGGTATTACCCGGTAACCTGTTTACTGATTCTGGCTAATGTAGTTATGTTTATTGTGCTGTCGCTGAACGGCGGATCGACAAATCTGCAAACCCTCGTCAAGTTCGGGGCAACGGTAAATGTCGGCCCGGAAAAAGAGGAACTGTGGCGCTACGCTGCGGCCATGTTCCTGCACAACGGGTTTGCGCATCTGTTCTTTAACTGTTTCGCCCTGCTGGTCTTTGCGCCTCCCCTGGAGCGTCTGATGGGCTGGTGGCGGTATGTGCTGCTGTATCTGGCGGGCGGGTTCCTGGCGAATCTGCTGGGAGTTGCCATCAGCGGCCGCGGAGTGGTTGAGATCGGGATTGTCTCTGTAGGCGCCTCAGGCGCCATCTACGCGATTTATGGCGCGTTCCTCTACATTGCGCTTCTGCAAAGAACATTGATGGATGAGGGCTCGCGCAAGACGCTGTACGGCCTCCTGGTCATGGGGATTATTATGTCCTTTGCTACGCCGCATGTAGACTACATGGCCCATATCGGCGGCCTGATAGCCGGGTTCTTCATTTACGGGCTTATGATCCGCGTATTCAAAAGAAAAGGGAGATAA
- a CDS encoding LysR family transcriptional regulator produces MELRQLQYFLKVAQKEHVTRAAEELHVAQSAVSRQIHQLEQELGVDLFMQKGRNLQLTPVGQLFCKRVESLLNELDRSVAEVHEFLDPERGEIRIGFPHSLGTHLIPSIVAEFRRHYPHVKFRFKQGAYPSLIKDVISGEVDLAFISPFPENDGHVAGDIVMTEELFAILPQNHPLAGEEVIRLEQLREEKFVLFSQGYSLRPIVWQACLQAGFKPQIAFEGGETDTIRGLVAAGMGVSLLPEMALYQTNPMQPAQVRVVEPSVTRTVGLIHRADGKLPLVARSFRTFLLTYFKDRQQNNTPVGS; encoded by the coding sequence GTGGAGCTTAGACAGCTGCAGTATTTTCTAAAAGTTGCCCAAAAGGAACATGTCACCAGAGCGGCGGAAGAGCTGCATGTCGCGCAATCTGCAGTAAGCCGCCAGATCCATCAGCTTGAGCAGGAACTGGGTGTAGATCTGTTCATGCAGAAGGGGAGGAACCTGCAGCTTACTCCCGTCGGACAGCTCTTTTGCAAAAGAGTGGAATCATTGCTAAACGAGCTGGACCGTTCCGTGGCGGAGGTTCATGAATTCCTTGATCCGGAGCGCGGGGAGATCCGCATCGGATTTCCGCACAGTCTGGGGACCCATCTCATTCCTTCTATAGTTGCGGAATTCCGCCGGCATTATCCCCATGTCAAATTCCGCTTTAAGCAGGGCGCATATCCTTCGTTAATCAAGGATGTTATTTCGGGTGAGGTGGACCTGGCGTTCATTTCTCCATTTCCGGAGAATGACGGGCATGTGGCCGGAGATATTGTAATGACTGAAGAGCTGTTCGCCATTCTTCCGCAGAATCATCCGCTGGCCGGAGAGGAAGTAATCCGGCTGGAGCAGCTGCGTGAAGAGAAATTCGTATTGTTCAGCCAAGGCTACTCGCTGCGGCCGATAGTATGGCAAGCATGTCTGCAGGCGGGCTTTAAGCCGCAGATTGCTTTTGAAGGCGGGGAGACAGATACTATCCGCGGTCTGGTGGCCGCCGGGATGGGAGTGAGTCTGCTGCCCGAGATGGCGCTCTACCAGACCAATCCGATGCAGCCGGCGCAGGTCCGGGTCGTTGAACCGTCGGTTACAAGAACGGTGGGACTGATTCACCGGGCGGACGGGAAGCTTCCGCTGGTGGCCCGTTCGTTCCGTACCTTCCTGCTAACCTATTTCAAGGACAGACAGCAAAACAATACCCCGGTCGGCTCATAG